ATAAAACCGTGCCAACAGCCCAAAGACTGGGTGTAGTTCGCTGAGTCTTTGTCGTAGCTTGCCATGTCTTCACGCATGATTTTCGCGGTGTATTTGGCAATATCCAAACCGGTATTAAAACGGTTTTGGAGCTGCATTCTGGCCACAGACTCTGGGTTAATCGCCGCCCAAGTTGGGCCTTGCTGTTCGATCGTTTGGTTCGCTTGTTGGGTTTTATGGTTGTAAGTTTCCATTCTATTCTCGCTCTGTTAGTGTATTTTTATTATTTGGTTTAGTGATGCCGTTCTCTTTCTTAATTCGCCATTTTGGCTTTGACTCGGTAAGCATGAAGCAAAGGCTCGGTGTAACCGTTTACCTGCTCCACCCCTTTAAAAATCAAATCTTGCGCGGCGTTAAAAGCCACGCTGTTAGGGTTATCTGCCATAGGTCGGTAACCCTCGGTGTCTTTATTTTGGCCATCAACAACCCTCGCCATACGTTGCATCACCTGATTAATCTGCTCTTTATTGCACAGGCCATGCAGCAACCAATTGGCTAAATGTTGGCTCGAAATACGCAAGGTGGCACGGTCTTCCATCAGTCCAACGTTGTGAATATCTGGCACTTTCGAACAGCCCACGCCGTCTTCAATCCAGCGAACTACGTAACCTAATAAGCCCTGAACGTTGTTTTCAATCTCACGCTCGATCACCTGACTCGACAAGGTCAAACTGCTTGGTATAGTCGGGATCGTTAGTAAATCGGTTAAATTGGCTTGAGTACGCGTTTTTAATCGCTCTTGCACTTCAAACACATCCACTTGGTGATAATGCAACGCGTGTAACGTTGCGGCGGTCGGCGAAGGCACCCAAGCGGTGTTAGCGCCCGATTTTGGGTGGGTGATTTTAGCGTCCATCATGGCGGCCATTTCGTCTGGCATCGCCCACATACCTTTACCGATTTGTGCTTTACCAGGAAGGCCACAACGTAAGCCGATGTCTACATTGCGATTTTCGTAGGCTTGAATCCAAGGCTGCGTTTTAATCTGATCTTTTGGCAAAAAGGCACCGGCCTGCATGCTGGTATGAATTTCATCCCCCGTACGGTCCAAAAAACCAGTATTGATAAAAAACACCCGAGATTTCGCTTGGCGAATGCACTCTTTTAAGTTCACTGTGGTGCGACGCTCTTCGTCCATGATGCCGATCTTGATGGTGTTTTCTTCAAGACCTAACATTTGTTCAACGCGAGCAAACAATTCGCAGCTAAACGCCACTTCGTCAGGGCCATGCATTTTAGGTTTTACAACATAAATACTGCCGGTTCGGCTGTTTCGTAACCCCCGTTCACGTTGTAAATCCAATGCACCAATCAATACGGTTACAACCGCATCCATGATGCCTTCAGGAACAAAGTTTCCTTCTGCGTCTTGCATCAGATCGCATTCCATTAGATGACCGACGTTACGAACCAACAATAAAGAACGACCATGTACGCGGTATTCGTTGTTGTCTAAATCGGTGAAAACACGATCAGGATTCATGCGGCGCGTCTGTGTTTTACCGCTCTTTTGGAAGCGAGCTTCCAATGTTCCTTGCATCAGACCAAGCCAGTTGCGGTATACTTCAATTTTGTCTTCCGCATCGACAGCGGCCACGGAATCTTCACAATCCATAATGGTGCTCAGCGCCGACTCGATCACAATATCGTTGATGTTCGCCTTGTCTTTTGCGCCGTTTTGGCCGTTGCGATCGAACTGAATTTCAACATGCAAGCCGTTGTTTTTTAATAAGATAGACTCAGGTTCACTGCGTTGTCCGTTTACCGCCACCAGCTGACTAGGCTGCTTTAAACCCGCTTGGCTGCCGTCTTCAAAAAACGCCAACAGATGATGGTAATACACGACGTAACTGCTGACGTCTTCATGGGAACCTGTTTCTAAAGGAAACGTCTCATCCAAAAACGCTTTTGCCTTGGCGATTACGGCGTCACCGCGCGCTGGGTTGTAGCCCTTGTCTGTTTCAAAATCGTCGGTTTTAGCAATAACGTCTGTGCCGTAGAATGCGTCGTACAAGCTGCCCCAGCGTGCATTGGCCGCGTTTAAAGCAAAGCGAGCATTTTTTACTGGCACAACAAGCTGAGGCCCGGCCAGCATGGCAATTTCCGCGTCGACGTTTTGCGTCGTTATGGTGAAATCACCCCCTTCTTCTACCAAATAGCCTATTTCACGCAAAAAGGCTTCGTAGGCGCTCATGTCCATTGGCTGGTTTTTGTGAGCACGATGCCACTGGTCAATGCGCGCTTGCAAGGTGTCGCGAGTCGCTAACAGTTGGCGGTTCACTGGCGCCAAATCCTCGATCAACGTTTCAAGATCTTGCCAAAATCTTGTTGGCTCGATCGCATGAAGAGGCAGCACTTCGTTATTAATGAAGTGGCAAAACTCTGGGTGGATCTGGCGGTTATTTTTAATTGAGGGCATAGTCATCTCGCTTTCCTTGTCCTATAAAGGTTCTTTTTTATTTTTGCTGATACCGATACCCTGACGAATGAATCGGTGTCCGTTTGCTTGATTTATAGTCTATGCGCAATTAAGATAAAATTTCACAATAAGAATTACACAGTGTAAATTTTACAAAAATGAAAAATAAGAATAACCTAAATCGTAAGGCCCATTTTTTGGGCACTAAGATCCGCAATCTGCGCAAACGCAACCGTTTAACGATGGAAGACCTGTCAGCAAGGTGCATAAAAATTGACGCAGAATCGGCTCCTTCTGTGTCGTATTTATCGATGATAGAGCGAGGCAAACGCATTCCCAGTGAAGACGTTTTAGAAGTCATCGCTAATGTTTTTCAGAAAAACGTCGAATGGTTTTTAGATGACATCCCCGAAGAAGACGCCATCACGCCGTCAAAAGGCTCCGGCGGCGGCATTAATGGCATGGCGTTAGAGCCCAATTTCTTGTTCTCTAAAGACATTTTACAAATCGCTATTCCCGAAATGTTGTCTCAAACTGGCACCAGTGGTCGCCAATTTGCGCATTTATTGATTCGCGCTCACCAGGAACACCACCAAAATCACTTCCCCGATTTAGAGCGCGCCGCTGAGGAAGTTGGATTAAAACGCTTACCGTTAAGCCTTGATGATCTTGTTGCCATCACCAAACACATGGGGTTACAAATCAAATGGTTCCGCAAAACACCGCTGACGGTAGTGCAAGAAATTGGCACTCACGAAAACAACGTTGTCACGTCATTTTTTGATCCGCCCAATACCATTTACATTAATCAAATCATGAAGACTCAGCCGCAACGCTTAAAATACAATTTAGCGGTTCACATCGGGCATGCGGTGTTGCATGACAAAGATGGCCTGAAAAACATCTTGGTCACTGGACGCAATGAAATTTCGCCTTTGCAGGCTAAAAACACAAAAATTCAATCTTCAGGAATGGATGCGCAGGATATTTTGTTCGCTTGGCGAGATTTTGAATGCAGCTTTTTTGCAGGGGCTTTATTGTGCCCTAAAGTCCCTTTTCGACACATGCTCGATCGCAACGGTTACGAGATCAACACCGCAAAACTCGCCGGCGTATCGGAATCAGTGGCCATGCGCCGCATGACCGCCGCGTCACCTTATCCTCATTGGCATTATTTTGATGCCTACGCACCGGGTAAACTCAAAGCCGTGTATCGTGGCAATGGCATCCCTTTACCTTGGGGCAATATGAGCTTAGTCGAAGACCCTTGCCATCATTGGGCGGTGTTCCGCAAAATAAACGAGGCGAGCACTGGATCCTCCGCGCAAATTTCGATCTTAAACGTTGCCGATGAACCCCGAATTTACGCGTGTGAATCGGTTAAAGTGCAAGACCTTGCGGGCAACAGTCACGTGCTTTGCTCTGGCATTGACCTTAACCCAGCGATTGCCGCGCAAGGCCGAGACGCCATTGCCATCGCGAATGACTTAAAACAAGCCTGCGTTAAAGGCGGAGGGTCGTCCCATATTCCTAAAAACATCAAAAAAGATCTGATGAGTGTGGCGAAAATCCTCAATATTAACTGGGTAGAGCGCGGCATCGACAGCGACGCCAGACTCATTTGCTCCCGAGGCGCAGTATGCCCAAGATCACCAAGCTGTTACCAGCAATGTCGAGAACGTTAATTCGCTATGAAAAGCGAGACGCAACGATGACGATCAAGTCACCTTTTGGTAACGTTTAAGGCGTTCCGTCGTCACGACTATGCCCACACCAAACATCAGTAAAATGAAGGGCAACACGGCGAAAGACACCACCTGTGCAACGGCACCTAACAAAGGCGGCACGACCATAATGCCAATGTAAGCGGTCGCCATCGACATGCCAATAATAGCTTGTGAAGCATCAATGCCGAAGCGTTTAGGCGTCAAATGAAGCGTGTTGGGGAAAATGGGCGCACAACCCAGCCCAATAAAAATCAAGCCGGTTTTGGCCCAAATGGCTGAAAATGGCAGGGCCAACATGACACAGCCCAACAATATAATCGCGCTTCCATAGCGTATGAGCGTTTCTGCCGCTATGTGGTCCGATACCGCACCACACGCAAAACGCCCAACGGTGATACCCAAAAAGAACATCGCCACCCAAAAAGCGGCGTCCACCGGCGGTGTATTTTTTTCAACCGTTAAAAAGCTAGCCGCCCACAACCCTGTACCAATTTCGATCGCGCAATAACAAAAAAACATCGCCAACTGAAGAGAGACGCCCTGTATTTTCAATGCACTCATGTTAGTGACCAAAGGCAAAACCTGTTCTTTTATTTGCTCTTCTTTTTGCTCTTCTTTTTGCTCTTCTTTTTGCGCCGGCCCAGACGGGATAAGCACCACTTTTCGCCACAAAGGCAATGCTGCAAATAACACCACCACCAAAGAAAACTGTAGATACGCAATCATGGCATAACCATCACGCCAGCCTTCTTGAAACAGAAGATAATTTGCAATAATTAAGGGTCCAGTGGTGGCACCCACCCCCCAAAAGGAGTGTAAATAATTCATATGCTTAGCTTTGTAATGCACGGCAACAAAATTATTTAAGGCCGCATCAACCGCTCCCGCACCAATGCCCAAGGGCACCGCTAATAACATCAAGGCCAGAGTTACATTGGCCATACTAAACCCAAACAGCGCGCCAGCGGTTAGCAACACACTAAAAGCGACTACTTTTCCCACACCAAAGTGACGCATCATTTTGGTCACGCCAAGGCTAGAAATAACCGTTCCAGCACTGATAAATAGCGAAATCACACCCGCAAATTCCAAGGGGGCATGCAAATCTTCACTCATCACTGGCCAAGCTGCCCCCAGCACCGCATCCGGTAAACCCAAGCTGATAAAAGCCATGTAAATAACAAACAGCAACAACATGATGACACCCCATACAAATAATTTTTTTAAGACAATACCGCCTATGGTATTTTTCTTATAGGTATATACTCGCTTAAACCATAACAATACTATCAAGATTCAGATACGGCATTTAAAAGCAAGGCACAGCATGCAAATTTATAAAATTGAAACCGAAGAAAATGGCAGAGAGCTCACCATTCACGGATCCCACGATTTCCCATGCGCTTCTTATGATGAACGGTTTTCGCAATTCTTTGGCAATGAGGTGTCGTGGCATTGGCACGATGAGATTGAAATTGTTCTTGTCATAGAAGGGGCCACGCGGGTGGAATGCCTTGATAAAAGCGATGTCGTTCAAGCGGGCGAGATGATTTTTATCAACGCCAATACGCTCCATAAGCTCACGAACCACGGAACGGACGATTGTCGAATTCTTAATGTGGTGTTCCATCCTCACCTGCTTGGCGGCACGCAATATGGGCGAGTTTACAAAAAACACGTCGCTCCTATCGTCCAAAATAAAGAGTTGCTATCCTATAAGTTTTCCGATCAGGCCGATAAACCCGCTTGGCATCGGTCTGCGATAAACGAGATGGAAAAGGCTTTTCAGGTGTGGCAGTCAGAGCGTACGGATCGCGAGTTTTACATGAACATTGCTTTAATGACCTTTTGGCACGTATTTTCATCCCATTTTCCCTCTGTGCCGTTCAGCCCCACAACCTCTAAAAGTAATGAAAAGAGAGTGCAATCTTTGCTCAATTTCATTCATTGTCATTATGAACAGCGCCTTTCTATCGCCGAGATTAGTGAGGCGGCCAACATCAGTGAAAGTGAGTGTTTTCGTGTGTTTCGTCACGCCTTGAGCTGTACACCCAATCAGTATTTATTGCATTACCGATTGCGCAAATCCGCTCAGCTTCTCACCGAAAGCCGCAAACCCATTGCCGATGTTGCCCATGAAACAGGCTTTAACTGTGCGGCCTACTTTGCTAAAAAATTCAAACTGACCTTTGGAACAACTCCCAACCAATTCAGAAAAAAGGGGGCTGAAAAAGTCGGAATTAGCGAATCCTGATATAAACTGACGCGTACTTTACGGTGTTTGACAGGAAAATGTCATTTATACGCAATCAGGCCTATCGAAACGAACACACACGTATTAAAATTGCGCGCATTCCCTCCCCTTAGTAAGGATTTTTCATGACTTTGTCGACCGGTAAGCCAACTAACGTTGTCGTGGTTAGTAACTCTTCCGATAATCCATTTGCGATTGATATTGCGTATGCCATGGGCCAATACGATGACATCGCTGATTTGATCAGTATGAAGCAATTCATGAACTCTGAATTCTGCCCTCGATTCATTTCAGATGAGGCAGATTTTGCGAATATTGGCCGCAAGCTGAAGGGAAAATCGGTCATTATTGTCAGTACGGGAAGCCATGTAAAAAGTCGCCAAGAATTGGCCATGACCAACCTTATCATTGCACGTGCCGCCAAAGAAAATGGGGCCGCTCGCGTTATTCTTGTCGAACCCGATTTGTTTTACAGTGCACAAGATCGTGGTCCTCATCAAGATTTAGGGGAAACCAATTTTGAACGCGACATAAAAGACGTAAAGAAGTTTGATGGCCAGCCATTTACCGCGAAACTTTACGCTCAGCTATTAAAACTGTCTGGTGTGGACACCGTCATGACGATTCACAACCATTCAGATTCGGTTCAAAAAATGTTTACCGAAGTATTCGAAGGCGATTTCCATAACTTAATCCCTTATGAAATTTATGCGCATTACTTACTGAACTCCAATATTTTGGATTACGGCGATGACGGTGAAGGTCTTGTTTTATGCGCACCTGACAAAGGCGCTCGTGATTTTGTCAAAGAAATGTTCAATAAACTGGGACTTCGCAAAGCCAAGTTTATTATGCTCGACAAAGAACGTACCAACGAACGTAAGGTAGAAATCACCCTTCACCGAGAAAGCGAACATACCTTTGATGGCCTAGATGGCGCCAGTATTGTTTTGTTCGACGATATGGTTCGCACTGGCTCAACCGTCGTAAAGTCCTGCCAATTCTTACAGCAGATCAACCCAAAACGCATGGTGTTTGCCGTGTCTCATTTTTACGCTAGCGACGAAGGTCGTGAGCGGATGGCACACCCCGCTTTGGGCGAAATCTTAACACTTAATACCTTACCGACGATTTTGAATCGTGATGAGCAAGGCCGTTTGCGCAAAAAAATGGTCGTCTTGAAGGTCGAAAAATGGCTTGCTCAGGAGCTTTGCAACATTCTTGATTTGCCACAAACCCAAGAAGCCAACCCTTACAAAATTGATATGTCGTCTAAAAACCCTCGTTTTAAACGCAAAATTTGGTTCAGTGAAGAACTGTCTGAACTGAAAAGCTAAAAGAATGCGACTACCCTGATCTAAACAGCAACAATAAAAATGCCGCGATTAAGCGGCATTTTTGTGTCTGTTCGATTTAATCTGATTGCTAGGCACGAAAAGCCAGCAATAATATATCTTTAATTTTACGATCGATGTCCACTTGGGCTGTATCAAAGTCCGCACGCTCCACCTGATATAAAAAAGGCTTCACTGTACGCAATTTTTTAATCGCTTGTGGGTCTTCCGCCAACAACACAGCCACGTAAGAGAACGCATCATAATAGGGAAAGGCCTGCTCACGCAACCCATTCAAATATGAGTCGACCGACGCTTCGCCAAACACTTGTTTAATGGCAGTAATCGCCCCA
The sequence above is a segment of the Marinomonas sp. IMCC 4694 genome. Coding sequences within it:
- a CDS encoding ribose-phosphate diphosphokinase produces the protein MTLSTGKPTNVVVVSNSSDNPFAIDIAYAMGQYDDIADLISMKQFMNSEFCPRFISDEADFANIGRKLKGKSVIIVSTGSHVKSRQELAMTNLIIARAAKENGAARVILVEPDLFYSAQDRGPHQDLGETNFERDIKDVKKFDGQPFTAKLYAQLLKLSGVDTVMTIHNHSDSVQKMFTEVFEGDFHNLIPYEIYAHYLLNSNILDYGDDGEGLVLCAPDKGARDFVKEMFNKLGLRKAKFIMLDKERTNERKVEITLHRESEHTFDGLDGASIVLFDDMVRTGSTVVKSCQFLQQINPKRMVFAVSHFYASDEGRERMAHPALGEILTLNTLPTILNRDEQGRLRKKMVVLKVEKWLAQELCNILDLPQTQEANPYKIDMSSKNPRFKRKIWFSEELSELKS
- a CDS encoding AraC family transcriptional regulator — translated: MQIYKIETEENGRELTIHGSHDFPCASYDERFSQFFGNEVSWHWHDEIEIVLVIEGATRVECLDKSDVVQAGEMIFINANTLHKLTNHGTDDCRILNVVFHPHLLGGTQYGRVYKKHVAPIVQNKELLSYKFSDQADKPAWHRSAINEMEKAFQVWQSERTDREFYMNIALMTFWHVFSSHFPSVPFSPTTSKSNEKRVQSLLNFIHCHYEQRLSIAEISEAANISESECFRVFRHALSCTPNQYLLHYRLRKSAQLLTESRKPIADVAHETGFNCAAYFAKKFKLTFGTTPNQFRKKGAEKVGISES
- a CDS encoding malate synthase G, translating into MTMPSIKNNRQIHPEFCHFINNEVLPLHAIEPTRFWQDLETLIEDLAPVNRQLLATRDTLQARIDQWHRAHKNQPMDMSAYEAFLREIGYLVEEGGDFTITTQNVDAEIAMLAGPQLVVPVKNARFALNAANARWGSLYDAFYGTDVIAKTDDFETDKGYNPARGDAVIAKAKAFLDETFPLETGSHEDVSSYVVYYHHLLAFFEDGSQAGLKQPSQLVAVNGQRSEPESILLKNNGLHVEIQFDRNGQNGAKDKANINDIVIESALSTIMDCEDSVAAVDAEDKIEVYRNWLGLMQGTLEARFQKSGKTQTRRMNPDRVFTDLDNNEYRVHGRSLLLVRNVGHLMECDLMQDAEGNFVPEGIMDAVVTVLIGALDLQRERGLRNSRTGSIYVVKPKMHGPDEVAFSCELFARVEQMLGLEENTIKIGIMDEERRTTVNLKECIRQAKSRVFFINTGFLDRTGDEIHTSMQAGAFLPKDQIKTQPWIQAYENRNVDIGLRCGLPGKAQIGKGMWAMPDEMAAMMDAKITHPKSGANTAWVPSPTAATLHALHYHQVDVFEVQERLKTRTQANLTDLLTIPTIPSSLTLSSQVIEREIENNVQGLLGYVVRWIEDGVGCSKVPDIHNVGLMEDRATLRISSQHLANWLLHGLCNKEQINQVMQRMARVVDGQNKDTEGYRPMADNPNSVAFNAAQDLIFKGVEQVNGYTEPLLHAYRVKAKMAN
- a CDS encoding MFS transporter, with the protein product MLLLFVIYMAFISLGLPDAVLGAAWPVMSEDLHAPLEFAGVISLFISAGTVISSLGVTKMMRHFGVGKVVAFSVLLTAGALFGFSMANVTLALMLLAVPLGIGAGAVDAALNNFVAVHYKAKHMNYLHSFWGVGATTGPLIIANYLLFQEGWRDGYAMIAYLQFSLVVVLFAALPLWRKVVLIPSGPAQKEEQKEEQKEEQIKEQVLPLVTNMSALKIQGVSLQLAMFFCYCAIEIGTGLWAASFLTVEKNTPPVDAAFWVAMFFLGITVGRFACGAVSDHIAAETLIRYGSAIILLGCVMLALPFSAIWAKTGLIFIGLGCAPIFPNTLHLTPKRFGIDASQAIIGMSMATAYIGIMVVPPLLGAVAQVVSFAVLPFILLMFGVGIVVTTERLKRYQKVT
- a CDS encoding DUF3612 domain-containing protein, which translates into the protein MGTKIRNLRKRNRLTMEDLSARCIKIDAESAPSVSYLSMIERGKRIPSEDVLEVIANVFQKNVEWFLDDIPEEDAITPSKGSGGGINGMALEPNFLFSKDILQIAIPEMLSQTGTSGRQFAHLLIRAHQEHHQNHFPDLERAAEEVGLKRLPLSLDDLVAITKHMGLQIKWFRKTPLTVVQEIGTHENNVVTSFFDPPNTIYINQIMKTQPQRLKYNLAVHIGHAVLHDKDGLKNILVTGRNEISPLQAKNTKIQSSGMDAQDILFAWRDFECSFFAGALLCPKVPFRHMLDRNGYEINTAKLAGVSESVAMRRMTAASPYPHWHYFDAYAPGKLKAVYRGNGIPLPWGNMSLVEDPCHHWAVFRKINEASTGSSAQISILNVADEPRIYACESVKVQDLAGNSHVLCSGIDLNPAIAAQGRDAIAIANDLKQACVKGGGSSHIPKNIKKDLMSVAKILNINWVERGIDSDARLICSRGAVCPRSPSCYQQCRER